One stretch of Pseudomonas fluorescens Q2-87 DNA includes these proteins:
- a CDS encoding CopD family copper resistance protein → MIYPLFLTLHLFAALAFIGTVFFEVLFLESIRKQLPAKVMVLLEQGISRRARQLMPWILLALFGAGGGMVWLRYWPALMSPLQSSFGLLLSLKIVLAVSVLGHFLWAMWLFKSARMNARYVHIIHTSVFLHMVAIVLLAKGMFYITW, encoded by the coding sequence ATGATTTATCCGCTGTTTCTGACGTTGCACCTGTTCGCCGCGCTGGCCTTCATCGGCACGGTTTTCTTCGAGGTGCTGTTTCTCGAAAGCATCCGCAAACAACTGCCCGCCAAGGTCATGGTGCTGCTGGAACAGGGCATCAGCCGGCGTGCCCGACAACTGATGCCCTGGATATTGCTGGCGTTGTTCGGTGCCGGTGGTGGCATGGTCTGGCTGCGGTACTGGCCGGCGTTGATGTCGCCGCTGCAATCATCCTTCGGCCTGTTGTTGAGTCTCAAGATCGTGCTGGCGGTCAGTGTGCTGGGGCATTTTCTCTGGGCCATGTGGCTGTTCAAAAGCGCGCGCATGAATGCTCGCTACGTCCACATCATCCATACCAGCGTCTTCCTGCACATGGTGGCGATCGTGCTGCTGGCCAAGGGCATGTTTTATATCACCTGGTAG